A single Streptomyces sp. Edi2 DNA region contains:
- a CDS encoding class I SAM-dependent methyltransferase — MPQESAVYTHGHHESVLRSHTWRTVDNSAGYLRDSLRPHMQILDVGCGPGTITADLAALVPDGQVTGLEHAPDVLRQARATAADRGLTNVRFAVGDVHALDYPDDTFCVVHAHQVLQHVGDPVQALREMRRVTKPGGIVAVRDSDYSAMTWYPEVDGMADWLQLYLRVARANGGEPDAGRRLHAWARQAGFTRDAITATAGTWCYHTPQERSWWSELWAERTVSSSYARIAVDGGHATTEQLDRIAQVWRAWGAEEDGWFGILHGEILCRV; from the coding sequence ATGCCGCAGGAATCCGCTGTCTACACCCACGGCCACCACGAGTCCGTTCTGCGCTCCCACACCTGGCGCACCGTCGACAATTCGGCCGGATACCTCCGGGACTCGCTGCGGCCGCACATGCAGATCCTGGACGTCGGCTGCGGCCCCGGCACCATCACCGCCGACCTGGCGGCCCTGGTGCCGGACGGTCAGGTCACCGGCCTGGAGCACGCACCGGACGTACTGCGGCAGGCGCGCGCCACCGCCGCCGACCGGGGCCTGACGAACGTCCGCTTCGCGGTCGGCGATGTCCACGCACTGGACTACCCCGATGACACCTTCTGCGTGGTGCACGCCCATCAGGTGCTGCAGCACGTGGGCGACCCCGTCCAGGCGCTGCGCGAGATGCGCCGGGTCACCAAGCCCGGCGGGATCGTCGCCGTCCGGGATTCGGACTACTCGGCCATGACCTGGTACCCGGAGGTCGACGGGATGGCCGACTGGCTGCAGCTGTATCTGCGGGTGGCCCGCGCCAACGGAGGCGAACCGGACGCCGGACGCCGGCTGCACGCCTGGGCACGGCAGGCCGGTTTCACCCGCGACGCGATCACCGCCACCGCGGGCACCTGGTGCTACCACACCCCTCAGGAGCGCTCCTGGTGGAGCGAGCTGTGGGCGGAGCGTACGGTCAGCTCCTCCTACGCGCGGATCGCGGTGGACGGCGGGCACGCCACAACGGAACAACTGGACCGGATCGCCCAGGTCTGGCGGGCATGGGGCGCCGAGGAGGACGGCTGGTTCGGCATCCTGCACGGCGAGATCCTTTGCCGCGTCTGA
- a CDS encoding phosphatase PAP2 family protein yields MRSLLPQLDRRTFHLIASREWPGAQRVLPKLTRSANHGLLWFGIAAGAAAMGGRPMRRAALRGVASLAVASATVNTLGKRSVQRQRPLLEAVPVIRQLHRQPITSSFPSGHAASAVAFATGVAFENKWWGLALAPVAASVAFSRVYTGVHYPGDVLAGAALGAGAAFAVRGFAPTRAQLAPPARPRAEAPALPGGRGLVVVANQGSGQRTGPGPDRAEEVHGVLPQAEVTVCSGPDGEPLDKALEDAAERAKALGGALGVLGGDGTVNAAAEVALRHGLPLAVLPGGTLNHFAYDLGIETYAAAARAVETGEAVAVDVARFRAGPHPEARHFLNTFSIGAYPELVRIRERWAGKIGAWPAGVLAAWEVLRTAEPLTLTINGERRAVWLLFAGNCQYRGLGFAPVRRHDLADGVLDVRVVHGGRLARTRLLAAALLGTPRSSPVLGEARLSRLRISGLPEGTTLAFDGEVAPAPAELTLDKQNEALTVYRLLPE; encoded by the coding sequence ATGCGATCGCTACTTCCCCAACTCGACCGGCGGACCTTCCACCTCATCGCCTCCCGCGAATGGCCGGGCGCACAGCGGGTCCTGCCCAAGCTGACCCGCAGCGCCAACCACGGACTGCTGTGGTTCGGCATCGCGGCCGGCGCGGCCGCGATGGGCGGCCGGCCGATGCGCCGGGCGGCGCTGCGCGGGGTGGCTTCGCTGGCCGTGGCGTCGGCGACGGTGAACACGCTCGGCAAGCGCTCGGTGCAGCGCCAGCGACCGCTGCTGGAGGCGGTACCGGTCATACGGCAGCTGCACCGTCAGCCCATCACCTCCTCGTTCCCGTCCGGGCACGCGGCCTCGGCGGTGGCCTTCGCGACCGGTGTGGCCTTCGAGAACAAGTGGTGGGGCCTGGCGCTGGCGCCGGTCGCCGCCTCCGTGGCGTTCTCCCGCGTCTATACGGGCGTGCACTATCCGGGTGATGTGCTGGCGGGTGCCGCGCTGGGGGCCGGTGCGGCGTTCGCGGTCCGGGGTTTCGCGCCGACCCGCGCCCAGCTGGCGCCGCCCGCCCGGCCGCGCGCCGAGGCGCCCGCGCTGCCGGGCGGCCGGGGGCTGGTCGTGGTGGCGAACCAGGGCTCGGGACAGCGCACCGGCCCCGGCCCGGACCGCGCCGAGGAGGTGCACGGGGTGCTGCCGCAGGCCGAGGTGACGGTGTGCAGCGGGCCGGACGGGGAGCCTCTGGACAAGGCCCTGGAAGATGCCGCGGAGCGAGCCAAGGCACTGGGCGGTGCGCTGGGAGTGCTCGGCGGGGACGGCACGGTCAATGCCGCGGCGGAGGTCGCGCTCCGGCACGGGCTGCCGCTCGCGGTGCTGCCCGGCGGCACCCTGAACCACTTTGCGTACGACCTCGGGATCGAGACCTATGCGGCGGCGGCACGCGCCGTGGAGACCGGTGAGGCCGTCGCGGTGGACGTGGCGCGCTTCCGGGCCGGGCCGCATCCGGAGGCGCGGCACTTCCTCAACACCTTCTCGATCGGCGCGTATCCGGAGCTGGTGCGGATCCGGGAGCGGTGGGCCGGGAAGATCGGCGCCTGGCCCGCGGGGGTGCTCGCGGCGTGGGAGGTGCTGCGCACCGCCGAGCCGCTGACCCTCACGATCAATGGCGAGCGGCGGGCCGTGTGGCTGCTGTTCGCCGGCAACTGTCAGTACCGGGGGCTGGGGTTCGCTCCGGTGCGCCGGCACGACCTGGCGGACGGGGTGCTCGATGTGCGGGTGGTGCACGGTGGCCGGCTGGCCCGCACCCGGCTGCTCGCCGCGGCCCTGTTGGGCACCCCGCGCAGCTCTCCGGTGCTCGGTGAGGCGCGTTTGTCCCGACTGCGGATCAGCGGGCTCCCGGAGGGCACGACGCTGGCCTTCGACGGTGAAGTGGCCCCCGCTCCGGCAGAGTTGACGCTGGACAAGCAGAACGAAGCGCTGACGGTCTACCGCCTCCTGCCCGAATAA
- a CDS encoding GNAT family N-acetyltransferase: protein MIRKRRDTDLDACVALLAEVHTHSGYPHHWPDDPARWLAPDSLTAAWVAETDGTVVGHAALCGVEVSRLCVAPAARGAGLGGRLLRTVETAAAARGLRPVLEVKATDTAAIGLYERLGWIRRATERQVWGGGEVVRVHRYESAAADPGH, encoded by the coding sequence ATGATCAGGAAACGGCGCGACACCGACCTCGACGCCTGTGTGGCGCTCCTGGCCGAGGTGCACACCCACAGCGGCTATCCGCACCACTGGCCGGACGATCCGGCGCGCTGGCTGGCCCCCGACTCGCTGACCGCCGCCTGGGTCGCCGAGACGGACGGCACGGTCGTCGGCCACGCGGCGCTGTGCGGAGTCGAGGTCAGCCGGTTGTGTGTGGCACCCGCCGCCCGCGGCGCGGGCCTCGGCGGACGGCTGCTGCGCACCGTCGAGACGGCGGCGGCCGCCCGTGGACTGCGCCCCGTACTGGAGGTGAAGGCCACCGACACCGCGGCCATCGGCCTCTACGAGCGGCTGGGCTGGATCCGCCGCGCCACCGAGCGGCAGGTGTGGGGCGGCGGTGAGGTGGTGAGGGTGCATCGCTACGAGTCCGCCGCGGCGGACCCGGGGCATTGA
- a CDS encoding aminotransferase class I/II-fold pyridoxal phosphate-dependent enzyme — MQRTAPDPEREPEPDPPEGLPVLPALAAYLSAAADRTEAEPAGGSAPLRTAACGYWERRGLATTPDRVLAAPGAPALLLALYAATDGAVVLPRPCSEWYAPPARLLGRPVHLAPVPAESGGVPDPFALLETVRRARMHGDSPRVLVLSVADETTGTGPAPEQLHEVCEAAAQEGLWIISDETRRDLLHDPHDTVLLSPAEMLPGEAVVLTDLRATLVPSSWPAALARFPGTDRGAVLRAATLDALTAVPVPIPGPVGCAVTHALGEPDEVRARTATAARVYGILAAALHHTITEAGALCRPPHSGSYLYADLEPLRRPMAARGTVESRALERKLAPWGARGGHRFGDPPGALRVRLGVEALLGADRELRQRVLAAPDPLELPHVTQALTALSRALAGLTTSADG, encoded by the coding sequence ATGCAGCGGACCGCCCCGGATCCGGAGCGGGAGCCGGAACCGGATCCGCCGGAGGGCCTGCCGGTCCTGCCGGCGCTCGCCGCGTACCTCTCCGCGGCAGCGGACCGCACCGAGGCCGAGCCCGCAGGCGGCAGCGCGCCACTGCGCACCGCCGCCTGCGGCTACTGGGAACGCCGCGGCCTGGCCACCACCCCCGACCGGGTCCTCGCCGCCCCCGGGGCGCCGGCCCTGCTCCTCGCGCTGTACGCCGCGACCGACGGGGCGGTGGTGCTGCCGCGGCCCTGCTCCGAGTGGTACGCGCCGCCTGCCCGGCTGCTCGGGCGGCCGGTGCATCTCGCGCCGGTACCGGCGGAATCGGGCGGTGTGCCCGACCCGTTCGCGCTGCTGGAGACCGTTCGCCGAGCCCGGATGCACGGCGACAGCCCGCGCGTCCTGGTGCTGTCCGTCGCCGACGAAACGACCGGCACCGGCCCTGCGCCCGAGCAACTGCACGAGGTCTGTGAAGCGGCGGCGCAGGAAGGGCTGTGGATCATCAGCGACGAGACGCGCCGCGATCTGCTGCACGACCCGCATGACACCGTGCTGCTCAGCCCCGCCGAGATGCTGCCGGGCGAGGCCGTGGTGCTCACCGACCTGCGGGCCACGCTGGTCCCCTCCTCCTGGCCGGCCGCGCTGGCCCGCTTCCCCGGTACCGACCGCGGAGCCGTCCTGCGGGCGGCCACCCTGGACGCGCTCACCGCGGTCCCGGTGCCGATTCCGGGGCCGGTCGGCTGCGCTGTCACCCATGCGCTCGGCGAACCCGACGAGGTGCGCGCCCGTACGGCCACCGCCGCCCGGGTGTACGGCATCCTCGCCGCGGCGCTCCACCACACCATCACGGAGGCCGGCGCCCTCTGCCGCCCGCCGCACTCCGGCAGCTATCTCTACGCCGACCTCGAACCGCTGCGCCGGCCGATGGCAGCCCGCGGAACCGTGGAATCCCGCGCGCTGGAGCGGAAGTTGGCGCCCTGGGGGGCGCGTGGCGGACACCGCTTCGGCGACCCGCCGGGTGCCCTGCGGGTACGGCTCGGCGTCGAGGCGCTGCTCGGCGCCGACCGGGAGCTGCGGCAACGCGTCCTGGCCGCGCCGGACCCGCTGGAACTCCCGCACGTCACCCAGGCGTTGACCGCCCTGTCGCGGGCGCTGGCCGGACTGACGACGTCCGCCGACGGCTGA
- the tsaD gene encoding tRNA (adenosine(37)-N6)-threonylcarbamoyltransferase complex transferase subunit TsaD: MRGTPVVLGIESSCDETGAGLVRNGRLLGHAVASSMNEHARFGGVVPEIAARAHGHSFTPVMHRALDEAGLRMSDVGAVAVTTGPGLSGALQVGLAGAKSLAYALDVPLYGVHHLAGHVAADTLEHGPLPDPCVVLIVSGGHTSLLLVRDLARDPIVHLGDTLDDAAGECFDKVARVFGLPYPGGPAIDRTAREGDAGAVRFPRPLTGPRDDPYGFSFSGLKTAAARWAERQRGRALPVADGAAGLQEAVADVLTRKAVAACTTHGVGTLVVVGGVAANSRVRSLAEERCAAAGITLRVPPLRLCTDNGAMIAAIGDLLVRAGAEPAPLDVSIDPSAPLEYAALHPVGRAAAVNVPA, from the coding sequence ATGCGTGGGACACCCGTGGTGCTGGGCATCGAGTCGTCCTGTGACGAGACGGGCGCCGGCCTGGTGCGGAACGGCCGGCTCCTGGGGCACGCCGTGGCGTCGAGCATGAACGAGCACGCCCGGTTCGGGGGCGTGGTGCCGGAGATCGCGGCCCGCGCCCATGGCCACTCGTTCACCCCGGTGATGCACCGGGCGCTGGACGAGGCCGGGCTGCGGATGTCGGATGTCGGGGCGGTCGCGGTGACGACCGGGCCGGGGCTTTCCGGTGCGCTCCAGGTCGGGCTGGCCGGGGCGAAGAGCTTGGCGTACGCGCTGGACGTGCCGCTGTACGGGGTGCACCATCTGGCGGGCCATGTCGCAGCCGACACCCTGGAGCACGGTCCGCTGCCCGATCCCTGCGTGGTGCTGATCGTCTCCGGCGGCCACACCTCGCTGCTGCTCGTCCGCGACCTGGCCCGCGACCCGATCGTGCACCTCGGCGACACCTTGGACGACGCCGCCGGCGAGTGCTTCGACAAGGTCGCCCGGGTCTTCGGGCTCCCCTACCCCGGCGGGCCGGCCATCGACCGGACAGCGCGCGAGGGCGACGCGGGGGCCGTGCGTTTCCCGCGTCCGCTGACCGGGCCTCGTGATGATCCCTACGGTTTCTCGTTCTCGGGGCTGAAGACCGCCGCCGCACGATGGGCGGAGCGGCAGCGCGGCCGGGCCCTGCCGGTGGCGGACGGAGCGGCCGGGCTGCAGGAGGCGGTTGCCGACGTCCTGACCCGCAAGGCGGTGGCCGCCTGCACCACCCACGGCGTCGGCACCCTCGTCGTGGTGGGCGGGGTGGCCGCCAACTCCCGGGTCCGGAGCCTGGCGGAGGAGCGCTGCGCCGCCGCCGGGATCACCCTGCGGGTGCCGCCGCTGCGGCTGTGCACCGACAACGGCGCGATGATCGCCGCCATCGGGGATCTGCTGGTCCGGGCGGGCGCCGAACCGGCGCCGCTGGATGTCTCGATCGATCCGTCGGCGCCCCTGGAGTACGCCGCACTGCATCCGGTCGGCCGTGCTGCCGCCGTGAACGTTCCCGCCTGA
- a CDS encoding amino acid permease produces MSLFTATCLVMGNIIGGGIFLLPASVAPFGTVSLVAFGALTIGALALALVFGRLAERHPDTGGPYVYAREAFGDFAGFLSAWSYWTMTWVSNAALAVAIVGYVHVLLPGHPSRGADLVIALGALWLPAVANFAGTRYVGLVQTISTVLKFIPLLFIAVVGLFFFDPANLGPFHEGSGSVAGGMSAAAAILLYSYVGVESAAMSAGEVRDPERNVGRATVLGTIGSAVVYLLGTVAVFGTVTHDKLVKSQAPFSDAVNAMFGGHWGGTVVALAAVVSIIGALNGWTLMSAQSPYAAAKDGLFPAPFLTKRRGVPTFGVLAAGVLASALTVINYLIGSGGVFEILVLITTFSATVPYLLAAGAQVYFLLTGRRDQVRPARFARDLTLALTAFGFTFWLVAGAGYAAIYQGVLFLFAGILVYAFMAARRTARQAETAETLGTAETADATDSADAADTTAPTATTAPTATTAPTATTAVPTPAASEVVPPPAASAAAPPRTT; encoded by the coding sequence ATGAGCCTGTTCACCGCCACCTGTCTGGTGATGGGAAACATCATCGGTGGCGGCATCTTTCTGTTGCCGGCTTCGGTCGCCCCGTTCGGCACCGTCAGCCTGGTCGCCTTCGGCGCGCTGACCATCGGTGCCCTCGCCCTCGCCCTGGTCTTCGGGCGGCTCGCCGAGCGCCACCCGGACACCGGAGGCCCCTACGTCTACGCGCGCGAGGCGTTCGGCGACTTCGCCGGATTCCTCTCCGCATGGTCGTACTGGACCATGACCTGGGTCAGCAACGCGGCGCTCGCGGTCGCCATCGTCGGCTACGTCCACGTCCTGCTCCCCGGCCACCCCTCGCGCGGCGCCGACCTCGTGATCGCCCTCGGCGCGCTCTGGCTGCCGGCCGTCGCCAACTTCGCCGGCACCCGCTACGTCGGCCTGGTGCAGACGATCTCCACCGTCCTCAAGTTCATCCCGCTCCTCTTCATCGCCGTCGTCGGCCTGTTCTTCTTCGACCCAGCCAACCTCGGCCCGTTCCACGAAGGCAGCGGCAGCGTGGCCGGCGGGATGTCCGCGGCCGCCGCGATCCTCCTCTACTCCTACGTCGGTGTGGAGTCCGCCGCGATGAGCGCGGGCGAGGTCCGCGACCCGGAGCGGAACGTCGGCCGGGCCACCGTCCTCGGCACCATCGGCTCCGCCGTCGTCTACCTCCTGGGCACCGTCGCCGTCTTCGGCACCGTCACCCACGACAAGCTGGTGAAGTCCCAGGCGCCGTTCTCCGACGCGGTGAACGCCATGTTCGGCGGCCACTGGGGCGGCACGGTCGTCGCGCTCGCCGCCGTCGTCTCGATCATCGGCGCCCTCAACGGCTGGACCCTGATGAGCGCCCAGTCCCCGTACGCCGCCGCCAAGGACGGGCTGTTCCCCGCGCCGTTCCTGACCAAGCGGCGCGGTGTCCCGACCTTCGGCGTCCTGGCCGCCGGCGTGCTGGCCAGCGCCCTCACGGTGATCAACTACCTCATCGGGTCCGGCGGCGTCTTCGAGATCCTCGTCCTGATCACCACCTTCTCGGCGACCGTCCCCTACCTCCTCGCCGCCGGCGCCCAGGTCTACTTCCTGCTCACCGGCCGCCGCGACCAGGTCCGCCCCGCCCGCTTCGCCCGCGACCTGACCCTCGCCCTGACCGCCTTCGGCTTCACCTTCTGGCTCGTCGCCGGCGCCGGCTACGCCGCGATCTACCAGGGCGTGCTCTTCCTGTTCGCCGGCATCCTGGTCTACGCCTTCATGGCGGCCCGGCGTACGGCGCGGCAGGCGGAGACCGCGGAGACCCTGGGCACGGCGGAGACCGCGGACGCGACGGACTCGGCGGACGCGGCGGACACGACTGCTCCCACCGCCACGACTGCCCCCACGGCCACGACTGCCCCCACGGCCACGACGGCTGTGCCTACGCCCGCGGCGTCCGAAGTGGTTCCCCCACCCGCCGCAAGTGCCGCAGCGCCTCCGCGTACGACCTGA
- a CDS encoding acyl-CoA desaturase: protein MTTSLETPSPTTGKAAPAGTATPVGSDFARLSRRIVAAGLLQRRPGYYAVRLSAVSAAFAGGWVVFFALGDSWWQLAVAVFLAFVFGQMALVTHDVAHMQVFRRRRPSGIGGRLFGNLGVGMSYGWWMDKHTRHHANPNHEELDPDVAPDILVWSQDQARAAKGLPRLIGRYQAQLFFSLLTLEGFNLRVASIRALRSPTMKHWGSEATLLLTHIGLYLAALFLVLSPGKALAFLLVHQAVFGVYLGSTFAPNHKGMLTLTGDARPDFLRRQVLTSRNIRGGVLTDFLLGGLNYQIEHHLFPSMPTPHLRRAQEIVRAYCAEIGVPYHETGLIRSYAEALRHLRRVGEPLRTPRA from the coding sequence ATGACGACGAGTCTTGAGACCCCTTCCCCAACCACCGGTAAGGCAGCCCCCGCCGGTACGGCAACCCCCGTCGGCAGCGACTTTGCGCGGCTGTCGCGGCGCATCGTCGCGGCCGGGCTGCTACAGCGCCGGCCCGGGTACTACGCGGTGCGGCTGTCGGCCGTGAGCGCGGCGTTCGCAGGGGGCTGGGTGGTGTTCTTCGCGCTGGGCGACAGTTGGTGGCAACTGGCCGTGGCCGTGTTCCTGGCGTTCGTCTTCGGGCAGATGGCGCTGGTCACCCATGACGTGGCGCATATGCAGGTGTTCCGTCGGCGTCGGCCCAGTGGGATCGGCGGGCGGCTCTTCGGCAACCTGGGTGTGGGCATGTCGTACGGCTGGTGGATGGACAAGCACACCCGGCATCACGCCAACCCCAACCATGAGGAGCTGGACCCGGATGTCGCGCCGGACATCCTGGTGTGGTCGCAGGACCAGGCGCGGGCCGCCAAGGGGCTGCCCCGCCTCATCGGCCGTTATCAGGCGCAGTTGTTCTTCTCGTTGCTGACGCTGGAAGGGTTCAATCTGCGGGTGGCGAGCATCCGTGCGCTGCGGTCGCCCACCATGAAGCACTGGGGCAGCGAGGCGACGCTGCTGCTGACGCACATCGGCCTGTATCTCGCCGCCCTGTTCCTGGTGCTGTCACCCGGTAAGGCGCTGGCCTTCCTCCTCGTCCACCAGGCCGTCTTCGGTGTGTATCTGGGGTCCACCTTTGCGCCCAACCACAAGGGGATGCTGACGCTGACGGGTGACGCACGGCCGGACTTCCTGCGCCGTCAGGTGCTGACCTCGCGCAATATCCGGGGCGGAGTGCTGACCGACTTCCTCCTCGGCGGGCTCAATTACCAGATCGAGCACCACCTGTTCCCCAGCATGCCGACGCCGCATCTACGCCGTGCACAGGAGATCGTGCGCGCCTACTGCGCCGAGATCGGTGTCCCGTACCACGAGACGGGGCTGATCAGGTCGTACGCGGAGGCGCTGCGGCACTTGCGGCGGGTGGGGGAACCACTTCGGACGCCGCGGGCGTAG
- a CDS encoding NUDIX domain-containing protein, producing MEDDRLLVARLSDASPVFRPGLWHLPGGGIDPGEQPVEALGRELREETGLELTTAQLLDARTYAAQRHGVSWRLTALFYAVGLRSASPAVTEIGGSTDAAIWTPVADLRDSALSPPATDALRLFVSGVRRGGAGHGDGLPHGIGLGSEPEAADFA from the coding sequence GTGGAGGACGACCGGTTGCTCGTGGCCCGGTTGTCTGACGCGTCACCGGTCTTCAGGCCAGGGCTGTGGCACCTGCCGGGTGGCGGAATCGATCCTGGCGAGCAGCCCGTGGAGGCTCTGGGCCGTGAGCTCCGGGAGGAGACAGGGCTCGAACTCACTACTGCTCAACTGCTCGACGCGCGGACCTACGCAGCTCAGCGACACGGAGTCAGCTGGCGCCTCACCGCACTGTTCTACGCCGTCGGCCTCAGGTCCGCGTCACCCGCGGTGACCGAGATCGGTGGTTCCACCGACGCGGCGATCTGGACCCCTGTGGCGGACCTACGGGACTCCGCGCTGTCGCCGCCGGCCACCGATGCTCTCCGCCTGTTTGTGTCCGGGGTTCGGCGTGGGGGTGCCGGTCACGGCGATGGCTTGCCGCACGGCATCGGCCTTGGCTCCGAGCCGGAAGCAGCCGATTTCGCGTAG
- a CDS encoding GNAT family N-acetyltransferase, whose amino-acid sequence MSFPSGGGVVIVVSAASRLCPPGWAGIARLGDAAVITVPDEAQALLFRRAVADTQVESVEALMRPGTLRALLPVVDVLGPATLAYLAKDGFRPEVGGAAAGCLPPGHGDLRALAGLAGAEDAAESGIDEIDSPVFVVRDGPEVVAAAGYRRWPVSTAHLCVLTAPQQRGRGLARRVASEAVAHALDAGLLPQWRARPEASRRVAAALGFRELCGQLSVRLGLAQSLG is encoded by the coding sequence GTGTCGTTCCCGTCGGGCGGCGGGGTCGTGATCGTTGTCTCTGCCGCGTCACGGCTGTGTCCGCCTGGCTGGGCGGGGATCGCGAGGCTGGGCGATGCCGCGGTGATCACGGTGCCGGACGAGGCTCAGGCGCTGCTGTTCCGTCGTGCGGTGGCGGACACGCAGGTGGAGTCGGTTGAGGCCCTGATGCGCCCCGGCACGCTCCGGGCGCTGCTGCCCGTGGTCGACGTACTCGGCCCCGCCACGCTCGCCTACCTCGCGAAAGACGGCTTCCGCCCTGAGGTCGGTGGGGCGGCGGCCGGGTGTTTGCCGCCGGGCCATGGTGACCTGCGGGCGTTGGCAGGGTTGGCGGGGGCGGAAGATGCGGCCGAGAGCGGCATCGACGAGATCGACTCTCCGGTGTTCGTGGTGCGTGACGGTCCTGAGGTCGTGGCTGCCGCGGGATATCGGAGGTGGCCGGTGTCGACGGCGCATCTGTGTGTGCTGACTGCTCCGCAGCAAAGAGGGCGCGGTCTGGCGCGGCGGGTGGCCTCCGAGGCGGTGGCCCACGCGCTTGACGCCGGTCTGCTGCCGCAGTGGCGTGCGCGGCCCGAGGCCTCCCGACGGGTGGCGGCCGCGCTCGGATTCCGGGAGCTCTGTGGTCAGTTGAGCGTTCGGCTGGGGCTCGCTCAGTCATTGGGTTAA
- a CDS encoding SseB family protein has translation MSPLTPDENAPPAGEASTDGTQSAAEAADTQAALVELAASVALLPQAPPAEGEEERPEGAVSLPVIEQDGNRYVPVFTTENALLTAGGDLETALRIPVVDLAANWPADDLWMAVDPSSEQGLALPPDLVRALPVFSRHADDAVGRPGEAGAEGMEGA, from the coding sequence ATGAGCCCCCTGACCCCAGACGAAAACGCGCCCCCCGCCGGAGAGGCTTCCACCGACGGCACACAGTCCGCAGCGGAGGCGGCGGACACCCAGGCCGCCCTGGTCGAGCTCGCCGCCAGTGTGGCTCTGCTGCCGCAGGCGCCGCCGGCCGAGGGTGAGGAGGAGCGCCCCGAGGGCGCTGTCTCCCTGCCGGTGATCGAACAGGACGGCAACCGATACGTCCCCGTCTTCACGACCGAGAATGCCCTGCTGACAGCCGGGGGCGACCTGGAGACCGCGCTCCGCATCCCCGTCGTCGACCTGGCCGCGAACTGGCCGGCGGACGACCTGTGGATGGCGGTCGACCCGTCCTCCGAGCAGGGCCTCGCCCTTCCCCCGGACCTGGTACGGGCGCTGCCCGTCTTCAGCCGGCACGCCGATGACGCGGTCGGCCGGCCCGGCGAGGCCGGCGCGGAGGGAATGGAGGGCGCGTAA
- a CDS encoding OsmC family peroxiredoxin, with protein MATTRNAHTEWEGELFKGLGEVTLDSSGVGHFPVTWASRAEEPNGKTSPEELIAAAHSSCFSMALSNTLTGAGNPPTLLTTKAAVTFQPGTGITGIHLTVEGQVPGIDESAFKSAAEDAKVNCPVSQALTGTTITLTATLV; from the coding sequence ATGGCCACTACACGTAACGCTCACACCGAGTGGGAGGGCGAGCTCTTCAAGGGCCTGGGGGAGGTCACGCTCGACTCCTCGGGAGTCGGTCACTTCCCCGTGACCTGGGCTTCCCGCGCCGAGGAGCCCAATGGGAAGACCAGCCCCGAGGAGCTGATCGCCGCCGCCCACTCCAGCTGCTTCTCCATGGCCCTGTCGAACACGCTCACCGGGGCCGGCAACCCACCGACGCTGCTCACGACGAAGGCCGCGGTCACCTTCCAGCCCGGCACCGGCATCACCGGAATCCACCTCACCGTGGAGGGTCAGGTACCCGGCATCGACGAGTCCGCCTTCAAGTCCGCGGCCGAGGACGCCAAGGTCAACTGTCCCGTGAGCCAGGCCCTCACCGGCACCACCATCACCCTCACCGCCACCCTGGTCTGA
- a CDS encoding M55 family metallopeptidase, giving the protein MRIYISADMEGITGLVDADDVQPGGRDYERGRLMMAEDVNAAVRGALAAGATDIVVNDAHGPMRNLVPETLHPEARLIRGKPKHMGMLEGLTPEHDAMICVGYHSRAGTLGVLSHSFMGHEIEDIRLDGLPVGEIGLTHATAATLGVPMVALTGDDSACTETLAWDDSVTTVAVKSAHDRFAAKLRPAAEAHQAIEEAVTASLSATRKAPRRAATSGSSTLRVRWQSSSVASTLLGIPGVTSVDSRTVQSEGQLPTLYRLFGVWMRVAASLTGQAPYC; this is encoded by the coding sequence GTGCGGATCTACATCAGCGCGGACATGGAAGGCATCACCGGGCTCGTCGACGCCGACGACGTCCAGCCCGGCGGGCGGGATTACGAGCGCGGACGTCTGATGATGGCGGAGGACGTCAACGCCGCTGTCCGCGGTGCCCTGGCGGCAGGTGCCACCGATATCGTCGTCAACGATGCACACGGCCCCATGCGCAATCTGGTGCCCGAGACGCTGCACCCGGAGGCCCGCCTCATCCGCGGCAAGCCCAAGCACATGGGCATGCTCGAAGGCCTCACCCCCGAACACGACGCCATGATCTGCGTCGGCTACCACTCTCGAGCCGGCACGCTCGGCGTGTTGAGCCACAGCTTCATGGGACACGAGATCGAGGACATACGGCTGGACGGCCTGCCGGTGGGCGAGATCGGCCTGACCCACGCCACCGCAGCGACGCTCGGCGTGCCCATGGTGGCCCTCACCGGAGACGACAGCGCCTGCACGGAGACCTTGGCGTGGGACGATTCCGTCACCACCGTTGCCGTGAAGAGTGCACATGACCGCTTCGCCGCGAAGTTACGGCCGGCTGCAGAGGCACACCAAGCGATCGAGGAAGCGGTCACGGCCAGTCTCTCCGCGACGCGGAAAGCGCCCCGGCGCGCCGCGACTTCGGGCTCGTCGACCCTCAGAGTCCGCTGGCAGTCATCCTCGGTGGCATCGACGCTTCTGGGAATCCCCGGAGTCACCTCCGTGGACAGCCGCACCGTCCAGTCGGAAGGCCAACTCCCCACCCTCTACCGCCTCTTCGGCGTATGGATGCGGGTAGCGGCATCCCTTACCGGCCAAGCGCCGTACTGCTGA